A region from the Paraburkholderia youngii genome encodes:
- a CDS encoding MFS transporter, whose translation MIQTLPDARTVDVSRLIDEQKIGRFAILLIASTWLVMLTDGYELSALAFAAPSLIRAWHIERSVLGPVFGANIFGIMVGSILFGYIGDRIGRKRAILLGACWYGLITLATAWAASVDQLLWLRFAAGIGIGGAVPNAFVLVSEFAPKRLRATWVTLMFTGYTLGAGFGGGVAVWLVPHFGWPAVFVVGGLAPLVVAAGLSFVMPESLRYQVLKGWPRDGIAATAARVRPELALVPGAQFVVTDERRVARFSPRMLFAGRLRYVTTALWLAYIANSMALFFLQNWLPVLIEATGVAAHRAALMTTLFSVGGTLGGLVLMRFIDRHGVRLVTCLPLVGFPLVAALGMDLNTALLTAAVFGVGFCVAGTQAGLNAVASIVYPTSFRSKGTGTAIGVAKIGSISGPMIGGMLLAGHLPVRELFQVAALPVVSVAALMFVLGRMYRPGDAHDDGLADHDLAHGAEPPLSAAER comes from the coding sequence ATGATTCAAACCCTGCCCGATGCGCGCACGGTGGACGTGTCGCGCCTGATCGACGAACAGAAGATCGGCCGCTTCGCGATCCTGCTGATCGCGTCCACATGGCTCGTGATGCTGACCGACGGCTACGAGCTCAGTGCGCTGGCGTTCGCCGCGCCTTCGCTGATTCGCGCGTGGCACATCGAGCGCAGCGTGCTCGGTCCGGTGTTCGGCGCCAACATCTTCGGCATCATGGTCGGCTCGATCCTGTTCGGCTATATCGGCGACCGGATCGGGCGCAAGCGCGCGATCCTGCTCGGTGCGTGCTGGTACGGGCTCATCACGCTCGCGACCGCATGGGCGGCGAGTGTCGACCAGCTGCTGTGGCTGCGCTTCGCCGCGGGCATCGGCATCGGCGGCGCGGTGCCGAATGCGTTCGTGCTGGTGTCGGAATTCGCCCCGAAGCGGCTGCGCGCCACCTGGGTCACGCTGATGTTCACCGGCTACACGCTCGGCGCGGGCTTCGGCGGCGGCGTCGCCGTGTGGCTCGTGCCGCACTTTGGCTGGCCCGCGGTATTCGTGGTCGGTGGGCTCGCGCCGCTCGTGGTGGCGGCCGGGCTGTCGTTCGTGATGCCGGAGTCGCTGCGCTATCAGGTGCTGAAAGGCTGGCCCCGCGACGGCATCGCGGCGACCGCCGCGCGCGTGCGGCCCGAACTCGCGTTGGTGCCCGGCGCGCAGTTCGTCGTGACCGACGAGCGCCGCGTCGCCAGGTTCTCGCCACGAATGCTGTTCGCCGGCCGCCTGCGCTACGTGACGACCGCGTTGTGGCTCGCGTACATCGCCAATTCGATGGCGCTGTTCTTCCTGCAGAACTGGCTACCCGTGCTGATCGAGGCGACCGGCGTCGCCGCGCATCGCGCCGCGCTGATGACGACGCTGTTCTCGGTCGGCGGCACGCTCGGCGGCCTCGTGCTGATGCGCTTCATCGATCGCCACGGCGTGAGGCTCGTCACCTGTCTGCCGCTCGTCGGCTTTCCGCTCGTCGCGGCGCTCGGCATGGACCTGAATACGGCTTTGCTGACCGCCGCCGTGTTCGGCGTCGGCTTCTGCGTAGCCGGCACCCAGGCGGGTCTCAATGCGGTCGCATCGATCGTCTATCCGACCAGCTTCCGCTCGAAAGGCACCGGCACCGCGATCGGCGTCGCGAAGATCGGCTCGATCTCGGGCCCGATGATCGGCGGGATGCTGCTCGCCGGACATCTGCCGGTGCGCGAGCTGTTCCAGGTCGCGGCGCTGCCGGTCGTCAGCGTCGCGGCGCTGATGTTCGTGCTGGGTCGCATGTACCGGCCGGGCGATGCGCACGACGACGGCCTCGCCGACCACGATCTCGCGCACGGCGCCGAGCCGCCGCTGTCCGCGGCCGAGCGGTAG
- a CDS encoding FAD-dependent oxidoreductase: MVFQGGNVLKTGTRIVRRGGQPTGWKLDADVCIVGAGIAGTSAALEAAALGRKVVLVDSLPALGGQAVNSIIGTFCGLFSNGPQRFQVTHGIADGILRDLGEKGALHYKEGPLTTVVLYDEVALARWIEQKILDAGITVVLGAVLRNVVREERRVRELEVATRYGDVRIAANGFVDASGDAALTWLAGFDCQEPETPIRGTQMIVLENLDETDLPTPPAFRERVEEKAHAYGLERKDGLVFYFRGRNIGIANMTHIETPLEPMAASHTALVGRDQADRAFEFLRGEYPHIYRNAHIRSYGLPGIRQTRWIVGAQQLSSEDVIAARQFPDAVARTSWPIELHDRAEGYEWKPFGDDHLHTVPFGSLVVKDADNLIAAGRCIDADATALSSVRVMGPCIAMGAAAAHAFDLADGGSVHDIDRGMLRERLADNVDRIDPPHLKN, translated from the coding sequence ATGGTTTTTCAAGGAGGAAATGTTTTGAAGACTGGTACTCGTATCGTCCGCCGCGGCGGCCAACCGACGGGCTGGAAACTCGACGCCGACGTGTGCATCGTCGGCGCGGGCATCGCCGGCACGTCGGCTGCGCTCGAAGCGGCCGCGCTTGGCCGCAAGGTCGTGCTGGTGGACAGCCTGCCCGCGCTCGGCGGCCAGGCGGTCAACTCGATCATCGGCACGTTCTGCGGGCTGTTCTCGAACGGGCCGCAGCGTTTCCAGGTGACGCACGGCATCGCGGACGGCATCCTGCGCGATCTCGGCGAGAAGGGCGCGCTGCACTACAAGGAAGGGCCGCTGACGACCGTCGTGCTGTACGACGAAGTTGCGCTCGCGCGCTGGATCGAGCAGAAGATTCTCGACGCCGGCATCACCGTCGTGCTCGGCGCGGTGCTGCGCAACGTCGTACGCGAAGAGCGGCGGGTGCGCGAGCTGGAAGTCGCGACGCGTTACGGCGACGTGCGCATCGCGGCGAACGGCTTCGTCGATGCGAGCGGCGATGCGGCGCTCACGTGGCTCGCAGGCTTCGACTGCCAGGAGCCGGAAACGCCGATTCGCGGCACGCAGATGATCGTGCTCGAAAACCTCGACGAAACCGATCTGCCGACGCCGCCCGCGTTTCGCGAGCGCGTCGAGGAAAAGGCGCACGCCTATGGGCTCGAGCGCAAGGACGGGCTCGTGTTCTACTTCCGTGGCCGCAATATCGGCATCGCGAACATGACGCACATCGAGACGCCGCTCGAACCGATGGCGGCGTCGCACACGGCGCTCGTCGGCCGCGACCAGGCGGACCGCGCGTTCGAGTTCCTGCGCGGCGAGTATCCGCACATCTATCGCAACGCCCACATCCGCAGCTATGGTCTGCCTGGCATCCGGCAGACGCGCTGGATCGTCGGCGCGCAGCAGTTGAGTTCGGAAGACGTGATCGCCGCCCGGCAGTTTCCCGACGCGGTCGCGCGCACGTCGTGGCCGATCGAATTGCACGATCGCGCCGAAGGCTATGAATGGAAGCCGTTCGGCGACGACCATCTGCATACCGTGCCGTTCGGCAGCCTCGTCGTGAAGGACGCGGACAACCTGATCGCGGCCGGCCGCTGCATCGACGCGGATGCGACCGCACTGTCGAGCGTGCGGGTGATGGGGCCGTGCATCGCGATGGGCGCGGCGGCCGCGCACGCATTCGATCTCGCCGACGGCGGCAGTGTTCACGACATCGATCGCGGCATGCTGCGCGAGCGGCTCGCCGACAACGTCGATCGCATCGATCCGCCGCATCTGAAGAACTGA
- a CDS encoding aconitase X, whose product MQLNDDERAMLDGRDGAAVQRAMDLLVRYGEALGAPRLVDTNNVCGTVGATMPFLRDYAAKHGGLDAVFSEFNLDSPEVVEVPKAKVFSSHLQQGLDPQHAQRQGIDGEVVKLYRQGEAFTGRLGIQPLNTCAPYLTGNVPVRGEHCAWMESSAVIYINAVLGARTNAEGRESTGAAMLTGKIPYWGLHLDENRSGTHLIELGIDVKTVQDWGLLGYYVGELVQDRIPVIDGLRDVPNLPKLKHFGAAAASSGGVEMYHIVGQTPEARTRDEAFRGRKPLEVIRYGAAERRLAYERVNTTAKDAQVDFVMLGCPHYSIEQIWEVCQLLEGRRIGANTELWIFTARATRQLADQAGYTKLIEDAGGVLMTDTCSAIGRVMPKGTRVVALDSAKQAHYLPAIMGVQAWFGTTADCIEAAVSGRWTGGLAA is encoded by the coding sequence ATGCAGCTGAACGACGACGAACGGGCGATGCTCGACGGCCGCGACGGTGCGGCCGTGCAGCGCGCGATGGATCTGCTGGTGCGCTACGGCGAAGCACTCGGCGCGCCGAGGCTGGTGGACACGAACAACGTATGCGGCACGGTCGGCGCGACGATGCCGTTCCTGCGCGATTACGCGGCGAAGCACGGCGGCCTCGACGCGGTGTTTTCCGAATTCAACCTCGATAGCCCTGAGGTAGTCGAGGTGCCGAAGGCCAAGGTGTTCAGCAGCCATCTGCAGCAGGGCCTCGACCCGCAGCATGCGCAGCGTCAGGGCATCGACGGCGAGGTCGTGAAGCTGTACCGCCAGGGCGAGGCATTCACGGGACGGCTCGGCATCCAGCCACTGAACACCTGCGCGCCATATTTGACCGGCAACGTGCCGGTGCGCGGCGAGCATTGCGCATGGATGGAGTCGTCGGCGGTGATATACATCAACGCGGTGCTCGGCGCGCGCACGAACGCGGAAGGGCGCGAGAGCACCGGCGCCGCGATGCTGACCGGCAAGATTCCGTACTGGGGTCTGCACCTCGACGAAAACCGTAGCGGCACGCATCTGATCGAGCTCGGCATCGACGTCAAGACGGTGCAGGACTGGGGGCTGCTCGGCTACTACGTCGGCGAACTCGTGCAGGACCGCATTCCGGTGATCGACGGGCTGCGCGACGTGCCGAACCTGCCGAAGCTCAAGCACTTCGGCGCGGCCGCGGCGTCCTCGGGCGGTGTCGAGATGTATCACATCGTCGGCCAGACGCCGGAGGCGCGCACGCGCGACGAAGCGTTCCGCGGCCGCAAGCCGCTCGAGGTCATTCGCTACGGTGCGGCCGAGCGGCGCCTCGCGTACGAGCGCGTGAACACCACCGCGAAAGACGCGCAGGTCGACTTCGTGATGCTCGGTTGTCCGCACTATTCGATCGAGCAGATCTGGGAGGTCTGCCAGCTACTCGAAGGCCGCCGCATCGGCGCGAATACCGAACTGTGGATCTTCACCGCGCGCGCGACGCGTCAGCTCGCGGACCAGGCCGGCTATACGAAGCTGATCGAGGACGCGGGCGGTGTATTGATGACCGACACGTGCTCGGCGATCGGCCGCGTGATGCCGAAGGGCACGCGCGTGGTCGCACTCGACTCGGCGAAGCAGGCGCACTACCTGCCCGCGATCATGGGCGTGCAGGCCTGGTTCGGCACCACGGCCGATTGCATCGAGGCCGCGGTGAGCGGCCGCTGGACAGGAGGGCTGGCCGCATGA
- a CDS encoding aconitase X swivel domain-containing protein: protein MSTNQETTDTLGTPEPAAPIVLRGRKVVGGYVEGEALVTRDRISGWGGIDPRTGTIIETRHELRGQSFANKVLVFPGAKGSSGWSSQFHIARIAGTAPAAMLFNEMTTKIALGAVVSHAPSLTDFDIDPLDVIETGDWVRVDAERGVVEVLKRGRA, encoded by the coding sequence ATGAGCACGAACCAGGAGACGACAGACACGTTAGGCACACCTGAGCCGGCCGCACCGATCGTGCTGCGCGGGCGCAAGGTGGTCGGCGGCTATGTCGAGGGCGAGGCGCTCGTCACGCGCGATCGCATCTCGGGCTGGGGCGGCATCGATCCGCGCACCGGCACGATCATCGAAACCCGTCACGAACTGCGCGGCCAGAGCTTCGCGAACAAGGTGCTGGTGTTTCCCGGCGCGAAGGGTTCGTCGGGCTGGTCGAGCCAGTTCCATATCGCGCGGATCGCCGGCACGGCGCCGGCCGCGATGCTGTTCAACGAGATGACCACGAAGATTGCGCTCGGCGCGGTGGTGAGCCATGCGCCGTCGCTGACCGACTTCGACATCGATCCACTCGACGTGATCGAAACCGGCGACTGGGTGCGCGTCGATGCCGAGCGTGGCGTCGTCGAAGTGCTCAAACGCGGCCGCGCATGA
- a CDS encoding TauD/TfdA dioxygenase family protein produces MPLEVVPIDAARPDFVGLARGIDLTAPVSEQLACAIDAAMNRYAVLVFRGQPLTQDQQLAFARSLGPLDLGFKRVARPHARLAYQELADISNVDESGQIADRAHRRIVGNLANQLWHSDSSFQQPAARYSMLHAVVVPESGGETEYADMRAAWDALEPREQRELEGLEAEHYALHSRFLLGDTDYSDEQRNALPPVRWPLVREHAGSGRRHLFIGAHATHIADRTLAEGRVLLMDLLEHATARRFVYSHRWQPGDLVIWDNRCTLHRGRRHDLSVRRELRRATTVDIDRHAAPQAELLEPVHGVR; encoded by the coding sequence ATGCCGCTTGAAGTCGTTCCCATTGACGCCGCGCGTCCGGACTTCGTTGGCCTCGCCAGAGGCATCGATCTGACGGCGCCCGTTTCCGAACAGCTCGCGTGCGCGATCGATGCCGCGATGAACCGCTACGCGGTGCTGGTGTTCCGCGGACAGCCGCTCACGCAGGACCAGCAGCTCGCGTTCGCGCGCTCGCTCGGGCCGCTCGATCTCGGCTTCAAGCGCGTCGCGCGTCCGCATGCGCGGCTCGCGTATCAGGAGCTCGCGGACATTTCGAATGTCGACGAATCCGGACAGATCGCGGACCGCGCGCACCGGCGCATCGTCGGCAATCTGGCGAACCAGTTGTGGCATAGCGACAGTTCGTTTCAGCAGCCGGCCGCGCGCTATTCGATGCTGCATGCGGTCGTCGTGCCGGAGTCGGGCGGCGAGACCGAGTACGCGGACATGCGCGCCGCGTGGGATGCGCTCGAGCCGCGCGAGCAGCGCGAACTCGAAGGGCTCGAAGCGGAGCACTACGCGCTGCACTCGCGCTTCCTGCTCGGCGACACCGACTACAGCGACGAGCAGCGCAACGCGCTGCCGCCGGTGCGCTGGCCGCTCGTGCGCGAGCACGCCGGTTCGGGACGCCGGCATCTGTTCATCGGCGCGCACGCGACGCATATCGCCGATCGCACGCTTGCCGAAGGACGCGTGCTGCTGATGGACCTGCTCGAACACGCGACCGCGCGCCGCTTCGTGTATTCGCATCGCTGGCAGCCCGGCGATCTCGTGATCTGGGACAACCGCTGCACGTTGCACCGGGGCCGCCGTCACGATCTGTCGGTGCGCCGCGAGCTGCGGCGCGCGACGACGGTCGACATCGACCGGCACGCGGCGCCGCAAGCGGAGCTACTTGAACCTGTCCACGGAGTGCGCTAA